Proteins encoded by one window of Lasioglossum baleicum chromosome 4, iyLasBale1, whole genome shotgun sequence:
- the Hakai gene encoding E3 ubiquitin-protein ligase Hakai, whose protein sequence is MEEDGGKRMRGRTRGRARGRARGRARGRSKKQVKVIESDEEDTTQQVEETPAEAAGTELEEHEAPPVQQPPLEQQFDLEADISQLEAPTFTTINRGPPEPMLRLRWDHRVNLIGEKVLNPMIHCCDKCLKPILIYGRMIPCKHVFCLSCAKREDKVCPRCMEKVSRVEQTGLGTVFMCTHGGTRYGNAGCRRTYLSQRDLQAHINHRHISAPPQQVQGMQVDPPQYVHTKSEIELTKVASVSMQNTRIKSVQSHMVQPIMGNDPRVNSMVSQTPVEHRQQHRPQSLISMQNYSQSSAPPPPNNAPLRTNLITVPIQDTSITSHDIHSQQSHHYYPPPPQVNYGGYNVPPPVSQTQQYYSQPQHPAQVSYVPPPSSQQQQYVSSTPTSIRPSPTGYIQDPSYGPPPPQQQAPPPQSQWSQHQQQFYR, encoded by the exons ATGGAGGAAGATGGTGGTAAAAGAATGAGAGGCAGGACTCGTGGTAGAGCACGTGGTCGAGCACGAGGTCGTGCCAGAGGTAGATCTAAAAAACAAGTAAAG GTTATTGAAAGCGATGAGGAAGATACTACCCAACAAGTTGAAGAGACTCCAGCAGAAGCAGCTGGTACAGAATTGGAAGAACATGAAGCTCCTCCAGTGCAACAACCTCCCTTGGAGCAACAGTTCGATTTGGAGGCTGATATATCTCAACTGGAGGCTCCAACTTTCACAACTATTAACAGAGGACCCCCTGAGCCAATGCTCCGTTTAAGATGGGACCATAGAGTTAATCTCATTGGAGAGAAAGTTTTAAATCCTATGATACACTGTTGCGACAAGTGTTTGAAACCAATCCTCATTTATGGACGCATG ATACCTTGTAAACACGTGTTCTGCTTGTCTTGTGCTAAAAGGGAAGACAAAGTTTGTCCACGTTGTATGGAAAAAGTTTCCAGAGTGGAACAAACTGGTTTGGGCACTGTATTCATGTGCACGCATGGAGGAACTAGATATGGAAACGCAGGATGCAGAAGAACATATCTTAGTCAAAGAGATCTACAG GCTCATATAAATCATCGTCATATCTCAGCTCCGCCGCAACAAGTTCAAGGGATGCAGGTCGATCCTCCTCAATATGTGCATACTAAGTCAGAAATAGAGTTAACAAAAGTTGCATCGGTTTCTATGCAGAATACTCGTATAAAGTCAGTGCAATCACATATGGTTCAGCCAATAATGGGAAACGATCCTAGAGTAAATTCTATGGTCAGTCAGACACCAGTGGAGCATCGGCAACAGCATAGGCCACAATCATTAATATCGATGCAGAATTATTCTCAAAGTTCTGCGCCGCCACCACCGAATAATGCTCCGTTGAGAACAAATTTAATAACTGTACCTATTCAAGATACATCCATAACGTCACACGACATACATTCGCAACAAAGTCATCATTATTATCCTCCTCCGCCACAAGTGAATTATGGAGGATATAACGTGCCACCTCCAGTTTCACAGACGCAACAGTACTATTCACAGCCACAGCATCCTGCTCAAGTATCTTATGTTCCACCACCTTCATCACAGCAACAACAATATGTATCGTCAACGCCAACTTCGATAAGGCCATCTCCAACAGGATATATACAAGATCCGTCATACGGACCACCACCGCCTCAGCAGCAAGCACCACCTCCTCAAAGTCAATGGTCACAGCATCAGCAACAGTTTTATAGGTAA
- the Ctl1 gene encoding choline transporter-like protein 1 isoform X2, with protein MSCCSGDDDEEQRPDPTRVRECTDIFWLCCFIAFWFFMILIAAFALVYGSPLRLINGYDSFGNTCGMKNNPKFGSMELSGQDTSDKPYLFFLDISNVSQSLKICVKKCPDRQMTTMNDICKFYEETGSQLCHDKPGNDFSACSNGNKENKTGSCPGLPVYNSIPVLNRCIPKVIKEAGETIVANLYGLINSWDIIEQILGDLYKTWREILALSFLAFVLSLFMIAIFHLLASIVTWIVIVLVSIATIAGTVLLWWTYIEIKRTLDKTDQNQLLEESVRNERAFLVFSIVATIITVILLLLLSILRKRIGFMTALFRESAKCLAELPGLFFQPLLTFSALILFFAFWVTVILCLATANYPGTKSVQMYKNHIFDPLNLSSVGEKSAVIEEKKIDFSLGSFKTFTLVEYVDPTWVKYMWWVYIIGLIWTSEFIISCQDMVISGAVAHWYFRFKASKETSPCAQCGLKCCICCFYCLEKFIRYMNHNAYTVVAIEGTHFCNAAKIAFTALVSNALQIAVINGVGDFILFLGKCFVTAATGSIGLIFMKQDPRLHFYAAPIFVICVFSFFIAHSIISLYETVIDTLFLCICEDKNLNGDNGKWRQSALAQFGSNNNANGQQSQELTPMNT; from the exons ATGTCTTGTTGTTCAGGTGACGACGATGAGGAACAACGACCTGATCCAACACGTGTACGAGAATGCACGGATATTTTCTGGCTTTGTTGCTTTATAGCATTTTGGTTTTTTATG ATATTAATAGCAGCATTCGCTCTTGTATATGGCAGTCCTTTGAGACTCATAAATGGGTACGACAGTTTCGGAAACACTTGCGGTATGAAAAATAATCCAAAGTTCGGTAGCATGGAGCTTTCTGGACAAGATActagcgacaaacc ataCCTGTTCTTTTTAGACATATCCAATGTCTCGCAGTCTTTAAAGATTTGTGTGAAAAAGTGTCCGGATAGACAAATGACAACGATGAATGATATATGTAAATTTTATGAGGAAACAGGATCACAACTTTGTCACGATAAACCAGGAAACGATTTTAGTGCCTGTAGTAATGGAAACAAAGAGAATAAAACAGGGTCTTGCCCTGGACTTCCAGTATATAACAGTATACCTGTTCTTAATCGTTGTATTCCAAAAGTAATTAAGGAAGCAGGAGAAACTATAGTTGCGAATTTGTATGGTCTAATTAATTCGTGGGATATTATAGAACAGATATTGGGAGATTTGTATAAAACATGGAGAGAGATTCTAGCTTTATCGTTCTTGGCTTTTG TTTTGTCTCTTTTCATGATTGCCATCTTCCATTTATTGGCATCTATTGTAACATGGATTGTAATTGTTCTTGTCAGTATTGCAACCATAG CCGGTACAGTTTTATTATGGTGGACATATATAGAAATTAAAAGAACTTTAGATAAAACTGATCAAAATCAACTGCTCGAGGAATCGGTTAGAAATGAAAGAGCATTCCTAGTTTTCTCTATTGTTGCAACAATAATAACG GTCATTCTGTTACTTCTATTGAGTATATTACGCAAACGTATTGGATTCATGACAGCATTATTCAGAGAAAGCGCAAAATGCTTGGCAGAACTGCCAGGTTTATTTTTCCAACCTCTGCTTACATTTAGTGCTCTAATATTATTTTTCGCATTTTGGGTAACTGTAATCCTTTGTCTCGCAACTGCAA ATTATCCTGGAACAAAATCTGTCCAAATGTATAAAAACCACATATTTGATCCCTTAAATTTGAGTTCAGTTGGAGAGAAGAGCGCCGTTatcgaagaaaagaaaattgactTCTCATTGGGTTCCTTTAAaa cTTTTACTCTGGTCGAGTACGTTGATCCGACTTGGGTGAAGTATATGTGGTGGGTGTATATCATAGGATTAATATGGACCTCTGAATTCATTATTTCTTGTCAAGACATGGTAATATCAGGAGCTGTTGCTCATTGGTATTTTAG ATTTAAGGCAAGCAAAGAAACTTCTCCATGCGCTCAGTGCGGTTTAAAGTGTTGCATTTGCTGCTTCTATTGTCTAGAGAAGTTTATTCGATACATGAACCATAATGCGTATACCGTTGTTGCTATAGAGGGGACACACTTTTGTAATGCTGCTAAAATT gcATTTACAGCGCTCGTTAGTAATGCATTGCAAATAGCGGTAATAAATGGAGTAGGCGATTTTATCCTATTCCTGGGCAAATGTTTTGTCACAGCTGCAACTGGAAGTATTGGATTAATATTTATGAAACAAGATCCCAGATTGCATTTTTATGCTGCACCCATCTTTGTTATTTGCGTTTTTTCATTCTTCATTGCTCACAGCATTATTTCTCTTTATGAG ACGGTGATAGATACGCTGTTTCTCTGCATTTGCGAAGACAAAAATTTGAATGGTGATAATGGAAAATGGCGTCAATCAGCGCTAGCACAATTTGGTTCTAATAATAATGCAAACGGACAACAATCTCAAGAATTAACACCAATGAATACATAA
- the Ctl1 gene encoding choline transporter-like protein 1 isoform X1, with protein MSCCSGDDDEEQRPDPTRVRECTDIFWLCCFIAFWFFMILIAAFALVYGSPLRLINGYDSFGNTCGMKNNPKFGSMELSGQDTSDKPYLFFLDISNVSQSLKICVKKCPDRQMTTMNDICKFYEETGSQLCHDKPGNDFSACSNGNKENKTGSCPGLPVYNSIPVLNRCIPKVIKEAGETIVANLYGLINSWDIIEQILGDLYKTWREILALSFLAFVLSLFMIAIFHLLASIVTWIVIVLVSIATIAGTVLLWWTYIEIKRTLDKTDQNQLLEESVRNERAFLVFSIVATIITVILLLLLSILRKRIGFMTALFRESAKCLAELPGLFFQPLLTFSALILFFAFWVTVILCLATANYPGTKSVQMYKNHIFDPLNLSSVGEKSAVIEEKKIDFSLGSFKTFTLVEYVDPTWVKYMWWVYIIGLIWTSEFIISCQDMVISGAVAHWYFRGKDASTFPVCSAMGNLIYYHLGSVACGSFLITLFKLPRLILTYLHTKFKASKETSPCAQCGLKCCICCFYCLEKFIRYMNHNAYTVVAIEGTHFCNAAKIAFTALVSNALQIAVINGVGDFILFLGKCFVTAATGSIGLIFMKQDPRLHFYAAPIFVICVFSFFIAHSIISLYETVIDTLFLCICEDKNLNGDNGKWRQSALAQFGSNNNANGQQSQELTPMNT; from the exons ATGTCTTGTTGTTCAGGTGACGACGATGAGGAACAACGACCTGATCCAACACGTGTACGAGAATGCACGGATATTTTCTGGCTTTGTTGCTTTATAGCATTTTGGTTTTTTATG ATATTAATAGCAGCATTCGCTCTTGTATATGGCAGTCCTTTGAGACTCATAAATGGGTACGACAGTTTCGGAAACACTTGCGGTATGAAAAATAATCCAAAGTTCGGTAGCATGGAGCTTTCTGGACAAGATActagcgacaaacc ataCCTGTTCTTTTTAGACATATCCAATGTCTCGCAGTCTTTAAAGATTTGTGTGAAAAAGTGTCCGGATAGACAAATGACAACGATGAATGATATATGTAAATTTTATGAGGAAACAGGATCACAACTTTGTCACGATAAACCAGGAAACGATTTTAGTGCCTGTAGTAATGGAAACAAAGAGAATAAAACAGGGTCTTGCCCTGGACTTCCAGTATATAACAGTATACCTGTTCTTAATCGTTGTATTCCAAAAGTAATTAAGGAAGCAGGAGAAACTATAGTTGCGAATTTGTATGGTCTAATTAATTCGTGGGATATTATAGAACAGATATTGGGAGATTTGTATAAAACATGGAGAGAGATTCTAGCTTTATCGTTCTTGGCTTTTG TTTTGTCTCTTTTCATGATTGCCATCTTCCATTTATTGGCATCTATTGTAACATGGATTGTAATTGTTCTTGTCAGTATTGCAACCATAG CCGGTACAGTTTTATTATGGTGGACATATATAGAAATTAAAAGAACTTTAGATAAAACTGATCAAAATCAACTGCTCGAGGAATCGGTTAGAAATGAAAGAGCATTCCTAGTTTTCTCTATTGTTGCAACAATAATAACG GTCATTCTGTTACTTCTATTGAGTATATTACGCAAACGTATTGGATTCATGACAGCATTATTCAGAGAAAGCGCAAAATGCTTGGCAGAACTGCCAGGTTTATTTTTCCAACCTCTGCTTACATTTAGTGCTCTAATATTATTTTTCGCATTTTGGGTAACTGTAATCCTTTGTCTCGCAACTGCAA ATTATCCTGGAACAAAATCTGTCCAAATGTATAAAAACCACATATTTGATCCCTTAAATTTGAGTTCAGTTGGAGAGAAGAGCGCCGTTatcgaagaaaagaaaattgactTCTCATTGGGTTCCTTTAAaa cTTTTACTCTGGTCGAGTACGTTGATCCGACTTGGGTGAAGTATATGTGGTGGGTGTATATCATAGGATTAATATGGACCTCTGAATTCATTATTTCTTGTCAAGACATGGTAATATCAGGAGCTGTTGCTCATTGGTATTTTAG AGGGAAAGATGCTAGTACATTTCCAGTATGCTCTGCTATgggaaatttaatttattaccaTTTAGGCTCTGTAGCTTGTGGCTCATTCCTAATAACACTTTTCAAATTACCTCGTTTAATTTTGACATACCTGCACACTAA ATTTAAGGCAAGCAAAGAAACTTCTCCATGCGCTCAGTGCGGTTTAAAGTGTTGCATTTGCTGCTTCTATTGTCTAGAGAAGTTTATTCGATACATGAACCATAATGCGTATACCGTTGTTGCTATAGAGGGGACACACTTTTGTAATGCTGCTAAAATT gcATTTACAGCGCTCGTTAGTAATGCATTGCAAATAGCGGTAATAAATGGAGTAGGCGATTTTATCCTATTCCTGGGCAAATGTTTTGTCACAGCTGCAACTGGAAGTATTGGATTAATATTTATGAAACAAGATCCCAGATTGCATTTTTATGCTGCACCCATCTTTGTTATTTGCGTTTTTTCATTCTTCATTGCTCACAGCATTATTTCTCTTTATGAG ACGGTGATAGATACGCTGTTTCTCTGCATTTGCGAAGACAAAAATTTGAATGGTGATAATGGAAAATGGCGTCAATCAGCGCTAGCACAATTTGGTTCTAATAATAATGCAAACGGACAACAATCTCAAGAATTAACACCAATGAATACATAA
- the LOC143208136 gene encoding ribosome biogenesis protein BRX1 homolog: protein MDEPPLRKVKWINKQRVLVFATRGISYRHRHLMDDLKTLMPHHRPESKMERTKNLQVVNEICEMKNCNKTILFEGRRKRDLYMWFSNISDGPSAKFLVENIYTMGELKMTGNCLKGSRPLLSFDENFASKPHYNLLKELFIQIFGVPNHHPKSQPFYDHVYTFTVLDNRIWFRNFQILTEDGGLAEIGPRFVLNPIKIYNGSFGGEALWENPTYISPTKFRQSINKKAAGKYMNKVEQKLVQEISKPKESYSLNPIDEIFKGDPLVKAKELEEQEAKAMETTVPTKINKTRKIKLKKKVTKQIGDKVKKTSLKSKTSFKKKTRFKKKTKN, encoded by the exons ATGGATGAACCGCCTTTGAGGAag GTGAAATGGATTAACAAACAGCGGGTATTAGTTTTCGCTACTAGAGGAATCAGTTACAGACATCGTCATCTTATGGATGATTTGAAAACTCTCATGCCTCATCACAGACCTGAATCAAAAATGGAACGCACTAAAAATTTACaagttgtaaatgaaatatgtgaaatgaaaaattgtaataaaacaATATTATTCGAAGGCAGAAGAAAAAGGGATCTCTATATGTGGTTTTCTAATATCTCTGATGGACCAAGCGCTAAATTTCTTGTAGAGAATA tCTATacaatgggagagttaaaaatgACTGGAAATTGTTTAAAGGGTTCTCGTCCCTTGTTATCATTTGATGAAAATTTTGCCAGTAAACCACATTATAATCTTttaaaagaattatttattcaaatatttggTGTGCCAAACCATCACCCTAAGAGTCAACCATTTTATGACCATGTTTATACATTTACTGTGCTAGACAATAGAATATGgtttagaaattttcaaattttaactGAAGACGGTGGTTTAGCTGAAATTGGTCCAAGATTCGTACTAAATCCAATCAAAATATATAATGGAAGCTTTGGAGGAGAAGCACTTTGGGAAAATCCTACTTACATTTCACCAACAAAG TTTCGCCAATCTATAAATAAAAAAGCTGCTGGAAAATATATGAACAAGGTGGAACAGAAGTTGGTTCAAGAAATTAGTAAGCCAAAAGAATCGTATTCTCTGAACCCAATTGATGAGATATTTAAAGGCGATCCATTAGTAAAAGCCAAAGAGCTAGAAGAACAGGAAGCAAAAGCAATGGAAACCACTGTAcctacaaaaattaataaaaccagAAAAATTAAACTCAAGAAAAAAGTTACGAAACAAATTGGAGATAAAGTAAAGAAAACCAGTTTGAAGAGCAAAACAAGTTTCAAGAAGAAAACGAGGTTCaagaagaaaacaaaaaattaa
- the LOC143208130 gene encoding prenylcysteine oxidase 1: MELRIIFSFILLLESVLSFENCKPNIAIIGGGIGGASSSHFLTELFESNLSIDLYEAKTIGGRLATVQIDENEFEAGGAIIHPQNKYMQEFVKLLGLEHRISTDDNKVGIWNGNEFVFEESNWEVISFAKLLYRYGIQPFSLNRFVQSILNDFAKIYDVQNSGESFENVTGLLSAMNNGFPKLLQTSIKHHLLNLGYSEQMIDELVKSTLVVNYGQDTSVHSFVGSVSIAGAGFNLWSIKGGNKKVPEHLIYRNKNINIIPSYVVKIINAPQENGRQSYEVHYHNKDSTIIMKSIYDIVIVATPLTSDQQYPITFEGFPNNNFHGAEKYHRTIATFVKADLKPYYFGSAEEIDTILSCEPNKTIVNSVGRLNSVEGPIKDSKVWKIFSNAPLKSGVLNEMFSNIDETKEISWKAYPEYSTYVHDAKFKLHNALYHVNAIEWAASAMEMSAIGGRNVAILSHKDFSEKCYRNEINKATIHANTPSIEL; encoded by the exons ATGGAACTTcgaattattttttcatttatattacTGTTGGAAAGTGTACTTTCTTTCGAAAATTGTAAACCTAATATAG CAATTATTGGCGGAGGTATAGGAGGAGCATCGAGTTCCCATTTCCTTACAGAACTATTTGAAAGTAATCTTAGCATTGATTTGTATGAAGCAAAGACAATTGGTGGACGTTTAGCTACAGTACAAATTGATGAGAATGAGTTCGAAGCTGGTGGTGCAATCATACATCCTCAAAATAAATACATGCAAGAATTTGTTAAATTGCTTG GTTTAGAACATAGAATCTCAACTGATGATAATAAAGTTGGCATTTGGAATGGTAATGAATTTGTCTTCGAAGAAAGCAATTGGGAAGTAATATCTTTCGCTAAACTGCTTTATAGATATGGTATTCAGCCATTTAGTCTTAACAG ATTTGTGCAGTCTATATTAAATGATTTTGCAAAGATATACGATGTGCAGAATTCTGGAGAATCATTTGAAAATGTTACCGGTTTGTTATCAGCCATGAATAATGGGTTTCCAAAATTATTACAAACATCGATAAAACATCATCTTTTAAATCTGGGTTATTCAGAACAAATGATAGATGAGCTTGTCAAGTCAACACTAGTCGTAAATTATGGGCAAGATACCAGTGTTCATAGTTTTGTTGGTTCTGTATCTATAGCTGGAGCTGGTTTCAATTTGTGGTCCATAAAAGGAGGCAACAAAAAG GTGCCTGAACATTTAATATATAGAAATaagaatataaacattatacctTCTTATGTTGTAAAAATCATCAATGCCCCCCAAGAAAATGGTAGGCAATCATACGAAGTGCATTATCATAACAAAG ATAGTACAATTATAATGAAATCTATATACGACATTGTAATTGTTGCAACTCCACTTACCAGTGATCAACAATATCCCATTACTTTCGAAGGATTTCCAAATAACAATTTTCACGGTGCAGAAAAATATCATAGAACTATAGCTACCTTTGTTAAAGCTGACTTGAAACCATATTATTTTGGTTCAGCAGAAGAAATAGATACTATTCTTAGTTGTGAGCCTAATAAGACGATAGTTAATTCTGTGGGAAGATTAAATTCTGTAGAGGGTCCAATAAAGGATAGTAAAGTTTGGAAAATCTTTAGTAATGCACCTTTAAAATCAGGAGTACTGAATGAAATGTTTTCAAAT ATTGATGAAACAAAGGAAATTTCATGGAAGGCTTATCCTGAATACTCGACATATGTCCACGACGCAAAATTTAAATTGCACAATGCACTTTATCATGTGAATGCTATCGAATGGGCAGCTAGTGCAATGGAAATGAGTGCGATAGGTGGAAGAAATGTAGCAATTTTATCGCACAAAGATTTCTCTGAGAAATGTTACCGCAACGAGATTAACAAAGCTACTATACATGCAAATACACCATCCATTGAATTGTAG